The proteins below come from a single Limnohabitans sp. 2KL-27 genomic window:
- a CDS encoding rhodanese-like domain-containing protein — protein MRLRTLALVAATAGSLLLAPAAYADNKAIATDEMEAYLEFVDYGGGVIFAEQIPKDEWPKMVVIDARDPAQFAKGHIPGAVNMDWRQVLAKRNTIPKNKPVLVYCNTGSLSAQAGFALRVAGWENVRILQGGMTEWQAKGGFDAAAKAAGPAKH, from the coding sequence ATGCGCTTGCGTACCCTCGCCCTTGTCGCCGCCACCGCTGGCAGCTTGCTGTTGGCCCCAGCGGCCTACGCGGACAACAAAGCCATTGCCACCGACGAGATGGAGGCGTATCTGGAGTTTGTGGACTACGGTGGCGGTGTGATTTTTGCCGAGCAAATTCCCAAAGACGAGTGGCCCAAGATGGTGGTGATCGATGCGCGTGACCCAGCGCAATTTGCCAAGGGGCACATTCCTGGCGCGGTCAACATGGACTGGCGACAGGTGCTGGCCAAGCGCAACACCATCCCCAAAAACAAGCCTGTGCTCGTTTATTGCAACACCGGGTCGCTGTCGGCCCAAGCTGGTTTTGCGCTGCGCGTGGCGGGCTGGGAGAACGTGCGCATCTTGCAAGGCGGCATGACTGAGTGGCAGGCCAAGGGCGGCTTTGACGCGGCGGCCAAAGCCGCAGGGCCAGCCAAGCATTGA
- a CDS encoding energy transducer TonB, with the protein MSRDKNFTALLLTLALHAAVWLLAGDYPFQHVSPPQAPKTVENIVFLELIPPPRQPLPEPPSAPPTTPITAPTTPPPPDTALAAPATALSPDRPRASMAAPPPPTAEEWAFAANYTNKNSKGYRYSWGQQVRSMMGTAVEGPDQGVVRFRIEIAPDGRLTQLQTLWTTSAKAEQLARQAIENMPPLPPTPTGKPLIFDKTISFSPFANDGPPLYRDDCLPEPPVFRNPFAWDGKSPQVVAAPTPTAPLNPQALADCLRQLPQDSVEAESASDQRLMDQWGSSKTGR; encoded by the coding sequence ATGTCCAGAGACAAAAATTTCACCGCACTGTTACTCACACTGGCTTTGCACGCAGCCGTTTGGCTGCTGGCCGGTGACTACCCGTTCCAACACGTCAGTCCACCGCAAGCGCCCAAAACAGTCGAAAACATTGTCTTTCTGGAACTGATCCCGCCACCGCGCCAGCCGCTGCCTGAACCGCCATCAGCGCCCCCCACAACGCCCATCACTGCACCCACCACGCCACCCCCGCCCGACACAGCCTTGGCTGCTCCGGCCACAGCTCTCTCACCCGATCGCCCCCGCGCCAGCATGGCCGCGCCCCCGCCACCCACCGCCGAAGAATGGGCTTTTGCCGCGAACTACACCAACAAAAACAGCAAAGGCTACCGCTACAGCTGGGGCCAGCAAGTGCGCAGCATGATGGGCACCGCCGTCGAAGGCCCCGACCAGGGCGTGGTGCGCTTTCGCATCGAGATCGCCCCGGATGGCCGCTTGACGCAGCTGCAAACGCTGTGGACCACCTCGGCCAAGGCCGAACAGCTCGCCCGCCAAGCCATTGAGAACATGCCACCACTGCCGCCCACCCCCACGGGCAAACCGCTGATTTTTGACAAGACGATTTCGTTTTCACCCTTTGCCAACGACGGGCCACCCCTGTACAGAGACGACTGCCTGCCCGAGCCGCCCGTGTTCCGCAACCCTTTTGCTTGGGACGGTAAATCGCCCCAAGTGGTGGCTGCGCCCACACCGACCGCCCCACTGAACCCGCAAGCGCTGGCCGACTGCCTGCGCCAGCTGCCCCAAGACAGCGTCGAAGCCGAAAGCGCCAGCGACCAAAGGCTGATGGACCAATGGGGTTCGAGCAAAACAGGGCGCTGA